A section of the Roseovarius sp. W115 genome encodes:
- a CDS encoding rhomboid family intramembrane serine protease, whose protein sequence is MSEFREPSPVNSVPPLILAIALLIMGIEVVFQMGNRGMLGGPEAIGWRLEAIRDYAFSNRGLAWMLETGELRFDFMKRFVTYPFLHGTLMQALFAAVMTLALGKFVGERMAQWAVFVLFFASAVGGALIYGLFLPEGPGLIGAFPGVYGLIGGFTYLIWLRLGQLGENQTRAFSMIGFLMGIQLIFGVMYGSDSRWLADVAGFGIGFFLSIVLVPGGFRNLQDKLRQR, encoded by the coding sequence ATGTCCGAGTTTCGCGAACCCAGCCCGGTGAATTCGGTTCCTCCGTTGATCCTGGCCATTGCGCTTTTGATCATGGGTATCGAAGTTGTTTTCCAGATGGGCAATCGTGGGATGCTTGGTGGGCCAGAGGCGATTGGTTGGCGATTGGAAGCCATCCGAGACTATGCGTTTTCCAACCGTGGTCTTGCCTGGATGTTGGAGACTGGTGAATTGCGCTTTGATTTCATGAAGCGCTTTGTCACCTATCCGTTCTTGCATGGCACATTGATGCAGGCGCTTTTTGCGGCGGTGATGACGCTCGCGCTGGGCAAATTCGTAGGGGAACGCATGGCGCAGTGGGCGGTGTTCGTGCTGTTTTTTGCCTCCGCGGTGGGTGGCGCGCTCATCTATGGTTTGTTCTTGCCCGAAGGCCCTGGGCTGATTGGTGCATTTCCCGGTGTCTACGGGCTGATCGGAGGGTTTACGTACCTGATCTGGCTCCGACTGGGTCAATTGGGTGAAAACCAAACACGTGCCTTTTCAATGATTGGCTTCCTCATGGGAATTCAACTCATTTTTGGCGTGATGTACGGCTCAGACAGTCGTTGGCTGGCCGATGTGGCAGGGTTCGGGATAGGGTTCTTTTTGTCCATTGTTCTTGTGCCAGGTGGGTTTCGCAATCTGCAAGACAAGCTGCGCCAGCGATAG
- the murJ gene encoding murein biosynthesis integral membrane protein MurJ, translating to MKPIRLLSGILTVGGWTMLSRLLGFVRDVIIANLLGPGVLMDAYVAAFRLPNMFRRFFAEGAFNAAFVPMFAKRLEGGEDATGFASLALSGLSLVLLALTGLAMVFMPALVYATAEGFYGDARFDITVDFARITFPYIFFISLAALLSGVLNASGRFAAAAAAPVLLNVMLIAAMSFAWFMGGKVADALIWAIPFAGVAQLALVWHATDRAGLRIRPQRPRWTPEMAQLVRVAVPAALAGGVVQINLLVGQLVASNTEKAVSWLYAADRLYQLPLGVVGIAVGIVLLPDLARRLQADDQDGARGAYSRAGELSLALTIPASVALMIVPLPLVSVLFERGAFGTDDTAATATAVAIYGLGLPAFVMQKIQQPLFFAREDTRRPFHYAVVAMVVNAVLAVGLSFYIGWVAAAIATTVAAWIMVLLLHLGARQFGEVARFDTRFRKRIWRIIVASAAMGAVLWTVGVSLTPFFALGGWRWLALLFLIGVGVFSYFLAGRLLGAFSMSELRETLRRR from the coding sequence ATGAAACCCATCCGCCTTCTCTCCGGCATATTGACCGTGGGTGGTTGGACAATGCTCAGTCGGCTCTTGGGTTTCGTACGAGACGTCATCATTGCCAATTTGTTAGGGCCCGGCGTTCTGATGGACGCTTATGTCGCCGCGTTTCGTCTACCTAACATGTTCCGCCGTTTCTTTGCCGAGGGGGCTTTTAACGCGGCCTTTGTGCCAATGTTTGCAAAACGTCTGGAAGGGGGCGAGGACGCCACCGGTTTTGCAAGTCTTGCACTGTCTGGCCTAAGCCTGGTTCTTTTGGCACTCACCGGGTTGGCGATGGTGTTTATGCCTGCTCTTGTCTACGCAACAGCCGAAGGGTTCTACGGTGATGCGCGTTTTGACATCACCGTGGATTTTGCGCGCATCACATTTCCCTATATCTTCTTTATATCGCTGGCCGCCTTGCTATCGGGAGTATTGAACGCCTCAGGCCGTTTCGCCGCTGCTGCAGCAGCTCCGGTTCTTCTCAACGTAATGCTCATTGCGGCCATGTCTTTCGCCTGGTTCATGGGAGGCAAAGTTGCAGACGCTTTGATCTGGGCAATTCCGTTTGCAGGTGTAGCGCAGCTTGCATTGGTCTGGCACGCTACTGACCGGGCTGGCCTTCGGATCAGACCTCAACGCCCAAGGTGGACACCTGAGATGGCGCAGCTTGTGCGTGTTGCGGTGCCCGCGGCTTTGGCGGGCGGTGTTGTTCAAATCAACCTGTTGGTGGGTCAGCTTGTAGCATCAAACACCGAGAAAGCAGTGAGTTGGCTATACGCTGCGGACCGTCTCTATCAGCTCCCATTGGGCGTGGTTGGCATCGCTGTCGGTATCGTCCTGCTCCCCGACCTTGCGCGGCGACTGCAGGCCGATGATCAAGACGGAGCGCGTGGAGCCTATTCTCGCGCCGGAGAGCTTTCATTGGCGCTAACCATCCCAGCTTCTGTGGCTTTGATGATTGTTCCTTTGCCGCTTGTCTCGGTTTTGTTTGAGCGCGGTGCCTTCGGGACCGACGACACCGCGGCTACGGCCACAGCCGTGGCGATATATGGCCTTGGGCTTCCGGCCTTTGTCATGCAGAAAATTCAACAACCACTTTTCTTCGCCAGAGAAGACACTCGCAGACCATTCCACTACGCGGTTGTTGCCATGGTGGTGAATGCGGTGCTTGCTGTCGGGCTGTCTTTCTACATTGGTTGGGTGGCCGCCGCGATTGCAACAACTGTTGCGGCCTGGATTATGGTTCTTCTCTTACACTTGGGCGCGCGGCAGTTTGGAGAAGTCGCACGCTTTGATACACGTTTTCGAAAAAGAATTTGGCGCATCATTGTCGCCTCGGCCGCTATGGGTGCAGTATTGTGGACAGTTGGGGTGTCTTTAACACCTTTCTTTGCGCTGGGCGGATGGCGCTGGTTAGCACTCTTGTTTTTGATCGGCGTTGGCGTTTTCAGCTACTTTTTGGCAGGCCGCCTCTTGGGCGCATTCAGCATGTCCGAGTTGCGCGAAACCCTGCGTCGCAGGTGA